The proteins below are encoded in one region of Planctomycetia bacterium:
- a CDS encoding iron-containing alcohol dehydrogenase: ALVVSDPGIVAAGHTERGMESLRKAGIEPFLFDDVHENPTTVDVDAGLAVAKRYQPEVLIGFGGGSSMDCAKGINFLYTNGGRMQDYWGTGKATREMLPMIAVPTTAGTGSETQSYALITDAKTHVKMACGDKKASCKLAILDPELTVTQPAKVTALTGLDAVVHAVETYVTKRRNPVSLAFSREAWRLLEANFTRVLENPGDLEARGAMQLGASFAGWAIENSMLGAAHALANPLTSHFEVPHGLAVGIMLPHVVRFNGAQCGHWYGELLHASVGENGAPLPEAGAAGLADFIAELVRRAELPTQLRECGAIAEKLPDLAAEAAKQWTAGHNPRSVGEADMRQLYEAAW, from the coding sequence GGCTTTGGTGGTGAGCGACCCGGGGATTGTTGCCGCAGGGCACACAGAGCGCGGGATGGAGTCGTTGCGGAAGGCTGGCATTGAGCCGTTTCTGTTTGACGACGTGCATGAGAATCCCACGACGGTGGATGTCGACGCGGGGCTGGCGGTCGCCAAGCGGTATCAGCCGGAGGTGTTGATCGGCTTTGGCGGCGGAAGTTCGATGGATTGCGCGAAGGGGATTAACTTCCTCTACACCAACGGCGGAAGGATGCAGGACTACTGGGGGACCGGCAAGGCGACTCGCGAGATGCTGCCGATGATCGCCGTTCCCACGACGGCCGGCACCGGTAGTGAAACGCAATCGTACGCGCTCATCACTGACGCCAAGACGCACGTCAAAATGGCTTGCGGCGATAAAAAGGCGTCGTGCAAGTTGGCCATCCTCGATCCGGAGTTGACTGTTACGCAGCCGGCGAAAGTCACCGCGCTGACGGGCCTCGACGCCGTCGTGCATGCTGTCGAGACGTACGTTACCAAGCGGCGGAATCCCGTGTCGCTGGCGTTTAGCCGCGAGGCGTGGCGATTGCTCGAAGCGAATTTCACACGCGTGTTGGAGAACCCCGGCGATCTTGAAGCCCGGGGCGCAATGCAACTCGGCGCGAGCTTCGCGGGCTGGGCGATTGAGAACTCGATGCTCGGCGCGGCGCACGCGTTGGCGAATCCGCTGACGAGTCATTTCGAGGTGCCGCACGGCCTGGCGGTGGGGATCATGCTGCCGCACGTGGTGCGTTTCAACGGCGCGCAATGCGGTCATTGGTACGGCGAGTTGTTGCACGCGAGCGTGGGCGAAAACGGAGCGCCGCTGCCAGAAGCCGGCGCCGCGGGGCTGGCGGATTTCATCGCCGAACTGGTTCGCCGCGCCGAGTTGCCTACCCAACTGCGGGAATGCGGGGCGATCGCGGAAAAACTCCCGG